A region from the Etheostoma spectabile isolate EspeVRDwgs_2016 chromosome 9, UIUC_Espe_1.0, whole genome shotgun sequence genome encodes:
- the lpar3 gene encoding lysophosphatidic acid receptor 3 produces MAQQNYSCHYNESMGFFYKSHDEDKWDKTNLILVQVVGSLFCCFILVSNAMVIAAVITNKRFHYPFYYLLANLAASDFLAGIAYVYLMFNTGEVSRKLTVKGYFIRQGLLDISLSASLANLLVIALERYISVMNWKVHSNLTKRRVTLLIVLVWAISIFMGAVPSLGWNCICNLSDCSRLAPIFSRSYLIFWSVSNLVVFLVMVVIYTRIYTYVKRKTAVLTPHTSGSINRKRTPIKLIKTVMVVLGAFVICWTPGLVVLLLDGLNCTSCHVMKLKMWLLLLAVLNSVMNPCIYSYKDEEMWTTFKNLMRCIGNGTRRQRSTRANARPLSSGQDTGNSQPPSEETKKDDQGIL; encoded by the exons ATGGCCCAACAGAACTACAGCTGTCATTATAATGAGTCCATGGGCTTCTTCTACAAAAGCCACGATGAGGATAAATGGGACAAAACCAATCTCATCCTGGTGCAGGTGGTGGGCTCTCTCTTCTGCTGTTTCATCCTGGTCTCTAACGCCATGGTTATAGCTGCAGTCATCACCAATAAGAGATTTCACTACCCTTTCTATTATCTTCTAGCCAACCTCGCCGCCTCTGACTTTCTGGCAGGCATAGCATACGTGTACCTCATGTTTAACACAGGTGAGGTGTCTCGGAAACTTACAGTTAAAGGATACTTCATCCGTCAAGGTCTTCTGGATATCAGTCTCTCAGCTTCGCTGGCTAACCTGCTGGTAATAGCTCTAGAGCGCTACATCTCTGTCATGAATTGGAAAGTCCACAGTAACCTGACAAAGAGGAGGGTGACCCTGCTGATCGTGCTGGTGTGGGCCATCTCCATCTTCATGGGGGCGGTGCCGAGTCTGGGCTGGAACTGCATCTGCAACCTGAGCGACTGCTCCCGGCTGGCTCCCATCTTCAGCAGGAGCTACCTGATCTTCTGGTCTGTGTCTAACCTGGTGGTGTTCCTGGTGATGGTGGTCATCTATACAAGGATCTACACCTACGTCAAGAGGAAGACGGCAGTGCTGACACCACACACCAGCGGCTCCATCAACCGCAAGAGGACGCCCATTAAGCTCATCAAGACAGTCATGGTTGTGCTCG GGGCCTTTGTGATCTGCTGGACTCCCGGCCTGGTGGTTCTGCTGCTGGACGGCCTCAACTGCACGAGTTGTCACGtcatgaaattaaaaatgtggCTGCTGCTCCTGGCTGTACTCAACTCCGTTATGAACCCTTGCATCTACTCCTACAAGGATGAGGAAATGTGGACAACCTTCAAGAACCTCATGCGCTGCATTGGTAACGGCACGCGGCGGCAGCGGTCGACGAGGGCCAACGCTAGGCCGCTTAGCTCTGGTCAGGATACGGGAAACAGTCAGCCTCCCTCagaggagacaaaaaaagacgaTCAGGGCATTCtttga